CCGTTTAAAATGATGCCGCCCGCCAAAAGCAGACCGCCAACGAGGAGCAACGTTCCAAATGTCTGGGCGAACGCGGTCGGCTGGTCGGTGGGGTTCTCTTTCATGTTTGTGACCTCCGACGACTCCCGAGTGCACCAACACGTTCTCATGTCTGCTTTTCTTGATCGCGTGTAGACACGATTGCGGCCCGTCCATCGTTTTGGCTGCTGGTTGGGGTGAAAAAAGGCCGATTGTGAGAGTTAGGGCAATTGGTCAGCGGCGATGGCCGTCACTGAGTCCATTGTTAAGCATTGTCCCGTAAGCAGTTAAAGTGACTATTGGTTCGCCCTTGCGCTGCCGGGGAAGCGACCACGCCAACACCGCCGAAAAGCCTGCCATACACGCGAAGCAGCTGCGCTTCGTTCTTCCCCGTTCTTGCCCGCCGGAGCGGGTCCGAAATCACTTCCCATCTCTTTGAAATTTATCGACTTACAACTTGTCTGTTGACCTTCACTTGGGGGGCCAAAGTGGATAAAATTTCATGATGAGTGTGCCCGTCCTCCAAACCGGCGTCGGAGCGAATCCCGCGGTTTGGGGCGAGTTCGTTTCGCTCGTGGAAAACGACTCGGCCCTGCTGGCCGCGCGCCGGCTGGTCCACACCTTTAGCCATTCCAGACGAAACAACGCCACTCCGAACCCGCTCGTCCTGCACGGCCCGTCCGGTGTGGGGAAGACCGCGCTTGCTCAAACAATTGTTCGGAAGATCATCGACAGCCCCGCCGGGCACACCGTTCAGGTCGTCGCGGCCGGCGACCTGTTGCGGACGCAGGCGGATCAGCCGGAGCCGGACGAATTCGCCGACATGCGAACGTCGGACCTGCTCGTCCTCGAAGACGTGCAGCACCTTCAAGTTCGGGCCGCCGGCGACCTCTGCCTCCTGCTCGACGACCGCTGCTCGCGCAGTCGGCCAACCGTGCTGACCGCCAACGTCGGCCCCGCCGCATTAACCCGGTTCCCGCGCCGGCTGACCAGTAGACTGGCCGCCGGGCTCGTTGTGCAGCTCGAACCGCTCACGCCCGCCGGCCGCCGCGCGCTACTCGAACGCTTCGCGACCAAGCGCAACATGCGCCTGACCGACGACGCGCTCGACTGGCTCGCGGCCCAGGCCACCGGCGGCGGTGCCCGGCCGCTCGTCGGCGTGCTGGAGAAGCTGCGAACACTGGCCGTCGACCAGAGCGGCCCGCTGACGGCGGCCGTCGTGCGCGAGTTGCTGGAAGGGGAATCGCCCGCCCGGACCAAAGGAATTGTCGACGTCGTTGTCGCGAAGGTGGCGACCGCGTTCGGCGTGTCGGTGAAGGACGTCCGCGGGACGGCCCGGCAGCGGACGATCATGCTCGCCCGACAGGTGGCCATGTACCTGACCCGACACGTGACCTCGCTGTCGTTCCCGCAGATCGCCGCGGCGTTTGGCGGCCGGGACCACACGACCGTCCTGCACGCCTGCACCAAAATCACCGCGGCCCTGAAAGACGACGCCAAACTGCGGCGGACCGTCCGCGAACTGAAGGCGGAACTCAAGTGACGCGCACCCTGTGGACAACTTGGCGCGCGGATGGCGCGCGAATGCCGATTACTGGCGCGCACTTGTGGAATCGGGTCACTGGCGCCGGGGCCGTCGAATCGCGCGGCCCGGCGCGCCACACGACGAACACCCGCGCGCCAGGTTGTCCACAGGCGGTAGATCGGCGCAAGTCGTGTGCTGCAGGGTAATACCGTGTCCCCAAACACAACGCGCGCCAGAAAGCGGCTTCGCATTACTGCTGTTACTGTGTTTTTAAACTCACGAATCTAGTTAGGAAGACATCAGAGCAGGCGGAGACCAGCGAACACCCTCGAATCGGACGGGAGAACGGCCCATGAAGGTGACCTGCCAGCGCGACGCACTGTTGACCGCCTGCCAACTGGTCACGGCGGCCGTGGCCGCGCGGACGACCAAACCAATCCTCAGCAACATCAAGGCCATTGCGCAGGACGATGCACTGACTTTGATGGCCACCGACCTGGAAGTTGGGATTCGCTACGAACTGCGGGGCGCCAGGGTCGGGCGGGCGGGGGCAGCCATCCTCCCGCCGGTGCGGCTCGCCTCGATCCTCAAGGAAACGACCGACGCCGAGATCACCATCGACGCCGGCGAGGAAACGACCCTGATCCGGCTCTCGACCGGTCGCTTTGAACTCCCGAACGGCTCCCCGGACGAATTCCCGGACATCCCGTCGTTCGACAACAGCGGCAACTACCACGAGATCACCGCCGGCGTGCTGCGGACGATGATCAAGCGGACCGCGTTCGCCGCGGACAAGAAAGAGAGCACGCGGTTTGCCGTGACGGGCGTGCTCTGGGAAGCCGAGGAGGGCAAAGCCCGGCTCGTTGCCACGGACACCAAGCGGTTGGCCCTCTGCGAGGGCAAGGCGGACGTTCACGGGGCCGTCGACCCGAAGGGCCAGTCGCACTTGGTGCCGCTGAAGACGGTCCAGCTTCTGGAGCGGAACCTGACCGACGACGGCGAGATCGTCCGCATAGTACTCAAGCCGAACGAGGCGATGTTTCAGACCGAGCGGGCGCTGATCCACACCCGGCTGGTGGAGGGCCGGTTCCCGCCGTACCGCAACATCATCCCGAAGAAGCTGGACGTGAAACTGCCGGTGGCCGTGGCCGACCTGCTCGCCCGCGTCCGCCAGGCCGCGATCATGGTGGACGAGGAGACCAAGCGGGTCGATTTCCACTTCGAGCCGGGCAAGGTCACGCTCACCGCCCGGGGTCAGGACGTCGGGTCGAGTGAAGTGACGATGGCGCTGCCGGACTACCAGGGGGCGGAGGTCGACATCGCGTTCGACCCGTCATACCTCGTGGAGATGCTCCGGGCGATCGAGGGCGAGCCGACGGCCGTCCTCGAAATGACCGACGGCACCCGCCCGGCCCTGTTCCGCGTCGGCGAGTCGTACCTGTATCTGGTGATGCCGCTGGCGGGGTGAGGATTTGGGCGAGCGGGGGACGTGAGTCCCCTGATTCTGGGGGATGATGACTCAGGGGACCAGTCTCCAGAATCAGGGGACTCACGTCCCCCGCTCGCCCGGGAATAGAACGGATTCCGGGCAGGAGGCGACGCCGATGGCCGAGAGCAGCGGTCCCGAGAACCTGGGCGACGTCCTCGCGCGGCTGTTCACCGCCCGCGGTTGGGGCCGCAAGTCGGAGCGGCTCCGCCTGGAGGCGGCATGGGCCGAAGCGGTCGGCCCCGCGTTCCTGCCCGAAACTCGGGTAAGCGGCCTCCGGCGGGGCGTGATGGAGGTCGAAGTGAAGAGCGGCGTGCTGATCCAGGAACTCGCGCAGTTTCACAAGCGCAAGCTCATCACGGCCCTCCGCGAGAAGTTGCCGGGGACGACGATCACCGACCTGAAGTTCCGCGCCGGAGCGTGGTGACGAAGACCAGGCGAGCGGGGGACGTAAGTCCCCTGATTCTGGGGACTGATACCCAGAGTTCGTTGTTCCCAGAATCAGGGGACTCACGTCCCCCGCTCGCCTTTGCAATGGAATCACCAGGACGATCTGTAACCGCGAAAGGATGACCAGCATGAGTACGACGACGGCGGCCCCGGGGACCACGGGGGGCGGGTACAGCGAAGAGAACATGAAGACGCTGAAGGACGCCGCGCACATCCGGCAGAACCCCGGCATGTACGTCGGCAACACGGACACGGAAGGCCTTCACCACCTCGTTTACGAAATCGTGTACAACTCGGTCGACGAGGCCCTGGCCGGGTACTGCAAGCACATCTCGGTGGCCCTGCACGTCGACGGCTCGATCTCCGTCAGCGACGACGGCCGCGGCATCCCGGTCGGGGTGAAAGCAGACACGGGCAAGTCGACGCTGGAAGAGGCGCTGACGATCGCCGGCACGTCGGGCAAGTTCGACAACGCGGCCTACCGCGTGTCCGCCGGGCTGCACGGCATGGGCGCGAAGGCGATGAACGCCCTGTCCGAATGGTGTCTGGCGGAAGTCCGGCGAGAAGGCCGGGTCTACCAGATGGAGTTCGAGCGCGGGTACGCGACGAGCGCGCTGAAGGACATCGGGCCGACGCCGGCGGGCCAGACGGGGACGACCATCAGCTTCAAGCCCGACCCCGAAATGTTCGGTGACCTGACGTTCGATTTCGACAAACTGGCCACCCGCTTCCTGCAGTTGTCGTTCCTGAACAGAGGGTTGACCCTGGCCCTGCGGGACGACCGGGACGGGAAGGCCGAGACGTACTTCTCGAACGCCGGGATCACCGACTACGTCGTCCACCTGAACCTGGGCGAGCAGGTCGAACACGCCCCGATTTACCTCAGCAGGGAAATCAACGGCGTCACGATCGAGGTCTGCCTGCAGTACAACGGCGGCGACAACAAGATCGAGATGTGCTTCACGAACAACGCCTACAACAAGGACGGCGGCACGCACCTGTCCGGGTTCCGCGCCGGCCTGACGCGGTCGGTGACGACCTACGGCCGGAAGGAAGGGCACTTCAAGGACGGCCTCGAACTCAAGGGTGAAGACTTCCGCGAGGGGCTGACGGCCGTCATCAGCGTCAGCCACCCCGACCCCAGTTTCGAGTCGCAGACCAAGGTGAAGCTCGTCACCGCGGAGGTCGAGGGGCAGGTGTCGAGCGTGGTGTACGAGGCCCTGTCCGAGTTCCTGGAGAAGAATCCCAAGGAAGGGACGCGGATCTGCAAGAAGATCGCCCTCTCGGCCGAGGCGCGACTGGCCGCCAAGAAGGCCCGGGATGCCATCATCGACCGCAAGAAGATCCTCGGTGGCGGCGGACTGCCCGGCAAGCTGATGGACTGCACCACCCGCGAGCGCGAGAAGAGCGAGCTGTTCCTCGTCGAAGGGGATTCGGCCGGCGGGTCGGCCGAGAGCGGGCGGGACCGGATGTACCAGGCGGTCCTGCCGCTCCGCGGTAAGGTGCTGAACGTCGAGAAGGCCCGCCTCGAAAAGCTGCTCAAGAACGAGGAAATCGCGTCTCTCATCGCCGCGGTGGGCGTCGACATCGGGAACATCGAGGACGTGACCAAGGTCCGGTACGGGAAGATCATCATCCTGACCGACGCCGACGTGGACGGCCAGCACATCCGCACGCTGCTGCTGACGTTCTTCTTCCGGCAGATGCGCAAGCTCATCGAGGACGGGCACCTGTTCGTCGCCCGCCCGCCGCTGTTCAAAGTGACGCAGAAGAAGGAAGTCCGCTTCGTCAAGACGCGGGCGGAAATGGTCAAGGAACTGTTCGCCCGCGGGATGAAGGATACCAGCCTCGTCGTCTATCCGGTCGGCGCCCGGCAGACGGCCGAGTATCCGAAGACGATCGGCAACGACATCCTGGGCACGCTGATTCCGATGCTGGACGAGGTCGAGGCCGCGGTCGTGATCCTCGAACGCCGCGGCCAGACGTTCGATTCGTTCCTGAGTCGGGTCACGACGGCCGGCTTCCCGCGGTACCACGTCCGCCTCGGGACGAAAGAGTTCTTCTTCAACAGCCAGGAAGAAGTGGAGACGTTCCGGGCGCAGAAGTCGACGGAGTTGGGTCGGGAACTGGTGATCAGCGATGAAGTGATGGCGACCGGGCTCGCGCCGGCGACCCCGCCGCCGTCTGCCGGTCCGGACGGCTCCCGCGCGGCGGCGCCCGCCCCGGTTCCGGCGGAGATCGACGAACGGTACCGCTTCACGGTGGACGAGTGGCACGAGGTCCGGGCGTTGAACCGGGCGCTGGTGAAGTTGCAGGAAGCGGGCTTCACCGCGGCCGACCTGGTCCCGCTCCCGCGGCTCGCCGGCCGGGAGCCGGCGGTCCGGTTCGCCCTGCAGCACGGCGAATCCCGCAAGGACCTGGACCACCTCCGCGAGCTGGTCGCCGAGGTCCGCAAGCTCGGCGAGAAGGGCCTGACGATCACCCGGTTCAAAGGGCTGGGTGAAATGGACCCCGAGGAACTCTGGGACACCACCCTCGACCCCGAACACCGGACGCTCCTGCGCGTCACCCTGGAGAACGGGTTCGAGGCCGAGAAGTGGTTCCGCAAGCTGATGGGTGACGAGGTCGAAGGCCGCCGCGAGTACATCCTCAAGCACCGGATCGACGACCCCGAGTCGATCGACTACGGGGCGTAATTTTGAGTTTTGATGTAGTGATCGGGATTGGAATAGATTTAGTACGCAGGGTATGCTTCGTGTATCGAGTCGGTGTTCTCGCGGAACGCCGACCCGACCAACGAGAGGCGAGAAAGATGGCGGAGATCATGATCGATCGCGGCCGGGGTCCGGAAATTGATGGCACCCGTATCACCGTGTACAACCTGTTGCAGTCTTTTCTCGACCCGACGATGACGGGAGGCGAAATCTGCCGCGTGTATGATTTGACCGCCCGGCAAGTCGCGGCCGCCCGCGCTTACGTGTTAAGCAACCCCGACACGGTCTTGGCCGAGCATTTAAAGATTGAAGCAAAGATGGAGGCCGGAAACCCGCCCGAGGTCCAGGAGTGGGCCGAGCGGGCCGGAACCTCGTTCCGGAACTTCAAGCGATGGTTGGCGGAAAGACAGGCCGCGGACCACGCCGAGGCGACGCAGACGCGACCGGGACGAGTGCCGACATTCCGGGAGTGGTTGGTCGAGCAAAACGGCCGATCTTCGTTCCATTCTAGGCTTGGGGATTAACCGGGTAGGTAAGATCATGCCATTGTTAGATCACTTTCACCCACCCCTGAGTCTGTCCCGGCCGTGGGAAGGTTTCCACAGTGCCTGGGCCACAATGCTCGCCCAGTAGTTGAACCGGACCCTACCGCCTGAGTACGTGGCCATCCCCCAAACCTCGCGGGGGCCGATGGTCGAAATCGATGTCGCGGCTTTGGCGTCGGCCACGGGTGGTTCACCCACCAACACTTGGGCTCCCGCACGACCGGCCTGGAGTGGTCTGATCGAGTGGCCCCTACGTGACCTGTTCGAGGTTCGCGTCAACAGGGTCGGGGAGGAGTCCCGGTTGGTCGGTGCGATCGAACTGGTCAGCCCGGCTAACAAGGACCGCCCGGCTACCCGGCAGGCCTTCGCGGGCAAGTGTGTAGGTTACTTACGGAATCAGGTAGGCCTGATCGTCGTGGATGTTGTTACCTCCCGCCTGCACGACCTCCACCGCGAGTTGTTGGAATTGTTGGAGTTGGACGCCCCCCTGGCCGACTGGGGCTCACCGGACCCGGCACTGTATGCTGTTTCGTACCGCACGGTGCCGGTCGAGCCCGCGAGGCTGGACCTTTGGCCGCACCCGCTGGCTCTCGGCCGCCCGATGCCGGTCGTACCCTTCTGGCTCGGTTTCGATTTCGTCGTGCCCGTCGACCTGGAGGCGAGCTACCTCGCCACCTGCGAATTACTGCGTATCGCTGTTTGAGCGACGGCGAACGCGGCGAACGGTGCGAAGCCATCCTTGAGCAGGTTATCCTGTTAGCGTACTCACGAATCGGACGCGAAACTGACCCCCTTTGGGTGTCGGCGGTGGGGGCGTCTCGTTGCCAGTGCCGCCAGACACCGTGTCTGCCGCCCGAAATTGGGTTCGTTTTGTAAAAACGGGTGTCCCGAACGTGTGGCCCTTGTGAGTCGATGTCGGTGCAGAGCGGCCGGCGTCGGTCGAATGCCGTTCAGAACGGCAGACCGGATCGGGCACTGCCCGCTGGACTTCACCCCGGAGCGTGTTTCGACGCTTGTTGCCGTCTTTTCTCGACCCGACGATGACGGAGGTCGAAATCGGCCGCGTGTACGACACGACCGGGCCGCCGCGCCGATTCCGCGGAGGCGTTTCTTTCGAGCGATTTGCCGGTGTCCCGGTGGTCTGTTCTGGTCAGGTTCGCTTTTTGCGGCGCGTCTTCGCGGCGGGCGCGGCCAGGAGTGCGTCCCAGCTTTCGGCGGTGGCCACGTGCGTAATTAACTGGCGCAGGCGAGCGAGGTCGTGGATGTCGTCGATGGCCCGCGTCGTCCGCTCGTCGGGCGGCCCCAACTGCGTCTCCCCGATCAAACGCAACAAATCCTTCGCTTCGTTTTCTCGACCCTCTTCTCGACCTTCTTCGCGGCCTTCCTGGCGGCCTTTCTCGCGGCCTTCTTCGCGGCCTTCTTGGAGAATCGCCTGGTACGTGGAAGATTCTCTCATGGCGGTCATCCCCTGGAATAACTTCCGGCACACATCGGGCGGGTATCGCAAGCCCGAGAGCACATAGGCGGCCGCTTCCAGCATCGGGACGAGCCCCGATTCCTTGTAGGCGTTTATGCGGTCGGCCATCTGTCTTATTATGCCCGGCAGCTCGCGTTTTGTCACGGCGCTAATGGGGGCGAGTGGCAACAGCGCGGGGCCGCCCGTGAGAAACAGCTCGGGCGGCAACTCCCACACCCGAATAACGCGGTACTGAAACGCCAGGTAGGTGTCCTCGCCGGCGAACCGGCGGATGTGGGTGCCGGTGAGTTGTGGGGAATTCGCCTCGGGGTGGAGCAGAATCGCCACCGTCCGGACGGGGAGGTTGTGCTTGTCGTCCAGGAGTCCGTTGCGGACGAGGAGTTTGGTGGGGAGTTGGGCGGCGTCGTGTCCGGCGACGAATTCGAGGTGGAGGAGGTAGGGTGGTTCGGTGTGGACGCGGAGAACCTTGTCGGCGGCCCCGGTGACGGTCGCGATGTCGGCGTCGATGGCGTCAGTGGGTCCGGCGGGGACGCGTGCGAACGGCGGCCAGGCGGCGGGTGCGACTTCGACCAGGGCTTTGACGGTGGCGTCGAACGCTTTGGCCGACACGGGCTGTCCTCACCGGGGGTCTGACGACACGACCGGGCTGCCGCCGTGATTCCTCTGCTTGATTACGAACCCGTACCAGCGACCGGTTCAGCTCACGCCCGCCAGAAGCGGATCAACTCGCGGTTCATGAAGTGCCAGAGCCCGCGGGCGGCCAGCCAGCTCTTCTTCGCCTTGTACGTCTTGCCGCGGACCAACCGTTGTGTGGCTTGCGTCACCTTGGCGGCGATCTGGAGTGGCGTGTCGACCGTCACGAGCAGTTTGTACACGAACAGGGCCGCCGGGCCGACGCCCGCCTTGCGGAAGTAGTGGACGTACCCGATCGCCACGTTCGGGGCCGAGAACCCGACGTTCGCCCGGCTCGACACGCGGCCGTAGTGCAGGATCTCGATGTTGCTAAAGTAGACCACCTCGTGTCGGCGGCCGACTTGCGTCGACAGGTCGAGGTCCTCGCCGCCGAAGCGGTAACGCTCGTCCCACTTGCCGCTCTGCTCGAACACCGATCGGGGCAGGAAGACCGCCGCCCCCATCAGTACCTCGACCGACCGCGTCCCCTCGGGCTCGAACGTGTCGCGGCGGTATCGGTAATACGCCCGACGAAATAGGCCCGTCCACCGGAGCAGGGAGACCCGGTGCAGCATGGCGGCGAGCGTCGGCTTGGTCCGGTACGAGATCTGGAGGTTGCCGTCGGCCCCGCGGAGCTTCGGGCCGACCATGCCGACGCCCGGGTTGCGGTCCGCGAAGGTGACGAACTCCTTGAGCGTCCCGCCGGGGAGTTCGGTGTCGTTGTTCAGGAAAAACAAATAGCGGCCGTCGGCGACCGACGCGGCCTGGTTGTTGCCGGCGCTGAACCCGAGGTTGGCCCGGTTGCGGATCAGGGTGACGTGGGCGAATTCGTTCGCGACCATGTCCGCGGCACCGTCGCTGGACCCGTTGTCCACGACGATGGTCTCGAAACTCACCCCTTGCGAGCGGGCGTAGATCGAGGCCAGGCACTTCCGCAACAGGTCGACGCAGTTCCAGTTCACAATGCAAACGGAAACGTCCGGACGTGTCAGGTCGGGTGCGACGCGGTCGTGGGCGACGAAGGCCGGCGCGGCCTCGGGAAATGCCGAGGTGCGTGCCGGGGCCGCGGGTGCATCCTGCGTGAGGCCCATATTATCCCCAGGTGGGACCGGGGCGGGTCGGGCTGAACCCGACCCATCCGGCTTCCGTGCCGCCGGTATCGGACACCGGCTATTATTCGAGGTTGCTTAGATACCACGCCTTGCGCGAGCGTGTCAACCGCAGGAATGTGGGCGATTTAGGACTGGATGGAAACCCAAATCTCGAACCCTCCCAGGCCCGTTTGGGGGTTGAACTCCGGGCCGTACCGTTCGAGGGTCGGGGCCTCGGCCGCCTTGTAACCCGATTCGGGGAACCACTGGTTCCAGATCGCCGCGAGCGTGGCCCGGATGCCGGCGACGTGACCCGCGTGGGTGAAGACGGCGTACCGCTGCTCCGGCATGGCCAAGCTCGTCAGACCTTTCGGCAGATTCGCGTCGTTCGTCACTTCGACGGCACAGAGATAATCGAAGTTGCCATCGCGGTCGAAGTTGTAGCAGACGCCGTAAGCCACCCTTCCTACCTGGCCCGGGATGTTCCCGAGGTACGGGGTGAAGCGTTGCCACTGGTCGGGGATGCCGACTGGCGATTGGCAGCTGTGTCGCTCGACGAGGCCGGCGAACAGCGTCGGCTTCCGCGTCTCGAAGCGCGGCGGGGCGAGGTCGGGGGCGGGGGTCGTGGCCGTGGACATGGGAAGAGCCTCCACAATCGGGATGTTGTCGAGATGGCCCCGAGCCCGGACCTGTTCCGGGGTGGCGCCGAACTGGTCGCGGAACGCCCGCGTGAACGCTTCGTGGGAGCCGTACCCGGCTTCGAGTGCGAGTGCGAGGATGTCGTCGGCACCATCCGCGAGTCGGCGGGCGGCCTCGCTCAGCCGGCGGGCGCGGACGTACCGCATGAGCGACAGCCCCGTGGCCGCGGCGAAGGCCCGGGTGAGGTGGAACGCCGAGACGTGGCACGCCCGGGCGACGTCCTCCAGCGCGACGGGCTCCCGTGAGTGGCTCTCGACGTACCACAGCGCCTTGCGAACCGGGTCCATGCGTACTCCCTATAAACGTGACGCCAGCATAGGGACGACCGCGGAAAGCCGCTTGATCGTTCTTGCGGTCTTGGACGGGGGAAGTGATGGGAGTTGTGGGTACGGAGGGAATTGTCCGGGGTCTGTAGGTTTGGACGATGTTGCCGGCATAAGTTCAGCCGGTTTTTTGTTCCATGTCATGGTTGAATTGGCCTGGGCCGTCGGTTAGCCTTGGTGAGACCAAGGCTAACTATGTTAGCGGCCAGGTGTTAGACAGAAATTTTTTCTGTCTAATTACTAGTTCGGCAGCGGAGGGATTTGTGTGGGGCTCGCAATCGGGCTTGCCGTCACTCTCGTTCCGGGCTCGCTATTGCTGCTCCGGCTCGTCCACTACGCGCTTGATCGTGTTTGCGTAGGTCACGCCCAACGGTTTTGCAGACGACTGGGGTTGCGGCCCGATCGCGTGAGGTGGCAGCCGGCGTTCGACGGATCGGGGGTTAAGACGGAGTTCACGCTGATCCAACTCGACTGCTCGGACCGGCAAACGGAGCGACGGCTCGTGACGTTGTTAGTCTGGCCGTTTGGAGTGTGGAAGCGTGTCGGCGACGTGGCGTTCCCGGAACCTAACGGCGGCGAGTGGCCACTGTGCGATTCTGAGCGCGATGCCGGACGAACGGCCGCCGAACAATCCGTTGCAGCAGACCGGCGGGGCATTCGGTGATTCCAAGGTCTACGGCTCCCCAGCCCCGCCGGCTGCTGAGCTGGGCCGTTTGGCAGAAGAGGGCTTTGCGGTGGGGCGGTCGCGGAAAGACAGTCGGCGCCGGATCACCGTCGATGGGGTGGTGTACCGCTACACCGTCTCGCCGGACGACGGGTTCGTCGCCCTGATCGCCCGTCCAGATGACGCATGCGGCCAGCGGCTGTGGGTCAAGTTCGGCTATCACGACGACTGGGTGCCGGTCGGCGGTGATGTTCATCAATCCGCCGGACATCGTCTGATCTTGCCACGGGTGGTCCGGTTGGCCATCTTGGACGGGTTGCGGCGGGGCTGGAACCCGGCCGTCACAGAGTCGGGGGTGTTCCGGGTGTTCGATGGCGATAGCTTGCTCCCGCCCGACGAGTGGCCGCGGTTCACACACCCGGCTCAGGGCCACGTCCCCGGCGAGCAAAGGCATGCCGAACCCGGCGCCGCACCTGACCGCGGCGGCAGGTAGGCTTTTCGGAATTCAACGCCTCATCAGCCGCCGCAGCTGAGCTCGAGTGTTCGGCGGAGGGCGCATTAATGGAACGTGCGGCGTTTGCCGACGAGTTGTGCCGCCAGATCGTCGCAGACCTGCGACGGTTTCGGGAGGCGCACCCCAAAGAAACCGTGTACGGGTATGGGCTCCTGGGGGAACCAGGCGGGGAACCGTACCTCGCTTCGGTCGTCGCCACGGAGGAGGGGCTCCAACGGGTCGCCGCCAAGTACCAGAAGCTCGGCTACCGTTACAAGGGGTTCGTGGAGGAGCGGGCGGCCACCGCCGGGGAATTGGCCACGTGGTTGCGGTGGGCCAACCCGGACGACGGCTGGTACTTCTGGGGCCTGCCGGATCACAAGCGGGTTCGAGCGGCCCTGACCGCCCTGGTTGATGCGGGCGGCTTGGGAGGGGAGGAGTTCGAGGAGTTCTGCACGGATGTTCTGGCTTCACTCCAGACCGTTCCAGAATGGCGCGAGGAAATGACTCGAGGCCTGGTCGTCCTCGGGTTCACCTACGGCTCGGACCCGCGGGACTTTCTGCGGACCGCGACGCGGGCTAACCCATACCCAGTGGTGCGGCGGCTGTGGCGGGAGCAGTGGAAGGCAAGCGAGTTGCGGCCGCGGCTCGTACCCTCTGGTGCGCGAGCCGCCGAACTAGACTCTGCTGCACCTGATCGGAGCGGCAAGTAGCCCTTTCATGGGTCAGGCTCTCTCAGCCGCCCGGACCGGTGAGCGGAGTCGTTCGGCGGCCCAATGGCTATCGGGACTCTTACGTCATGCGACCCCTTCGGTATTCCATCAACGTCACATTGGACGGATGCTGCGATCATCGTGCAATGATCGCGGACGAAGACTTGCATCGCCACGCGGCCGAGAACCTCGACAAGGCCGATGCCCTCCTCTTTGGCCGGGTGACTTATGAAATGATGGAGGCGGCGTGGCGGCCGCCGGCGCGGACAGGAGCGAGGCCCGATTGGATGGAACCCTTCGCCCGGACGATCGACGCGGCAAAGAAGTACGTCGTGTCGAGCACCTTGGACCGGGTCGATTGGAACGCGGAGCTCGTGTGCGGGGATCTGGAGACGGCCGTTCGGCAGATCAAGCAGGAGTCGGGTAAGGGGCTGCTCGTGGGAGGCGTGAAGCTGCCGCTGGCGTTGGCGGAGCTGGGATTGATCGATGAGTACGAGTTCGTCGTGCAGCCCAGGCTGGCGGGCCACGGGCCGAC
The Fimbriiglobus ruber genome window above contains:
- a CDS encoding DNA gyrase subunit B, which gives rise to MSTTTAAPGTTGGGYSEENMKTLKDAAHIRQNPGMYVGNTDTEGLHHLVYEIVYNSVDEALAGYCKHISVALHVDGSISVSDDGRGIPVGVKADTGKSTLEEALTIAGTSGKFDNAAYRVSAGLHGMGAKAMNALSEWCLAEVRREGRVYQMEFERGYATSALKDIGPTPAGQTGTTISFKPDPEMFGDLTFDFDKLATRFLQLSFLNRGLTLALRDDRDGKAETYFSNAGITDYVVHLNLGEQVEHAPIYLSREINGVTIEVCLQYNGGDNKIEMCFTNNAYNKDGGTHLSGFRAGLTRSVTTYGRKEGHFKDGLELKGEDFREGLTAVISVSHPDPSFESQTKVKLVTAEVEGQVSSVVYEALSEFLEKNPKEGTRICKKIALSAEARLAAKKARDAIIDRKKILGGGGLPGKLMDCTTREREKSELFLVEGDSAGGSAESGRDRMYQAVLPLRGKVLNVEKARLEKLLKNEEIASLIAAVGVDIGNIEDVTKVRYGKIIILTDADVDGQHIRTLLLTFFFRQMRKLIEDGHLFVARPPLFKVTQKKEVRFVKTRAEMVKELFARGMKDTSLVVYPVGARQTAEYPKTIGNDILGTLIPMLDEVEAAVVILERRGQTFDSFLSRVTTAGFPRYHVRLGTKEFFFNSQEEVETFRAQKSTELGRELVISDEVMATGLAPATPPPSAGPDGSRAAAPAPVPAEIDERYRFTVDEWHEVRALNRALVKLQEAGFTAADLVPLPRLAGREPAVRFALQHGESRKDLDHLRELVAEVRKLGEKGLTITRFKGLGEMDPEELWDTTLDPEHRTLLRVTLENGFEAEKWFRKLMGDEVEGRREYILKHRIDDPESIDYGA
- a CDS encoding glycosyltransferase family 2 protein, which translates into the protein MGLTQDAPAAPARTSAFPEAAPAFVAHDRVAPDLTRPDVSVCIVNWNCVDLLRKCLASIYARSQGVSFETIVVDNGSSDGAADMVANEFAHVTLIRNRANLGFSAGNNQAASVADGRYLFFLNNDTELPGGTLKEFVTFADRNPGVGMVGPKLRGADGNLQISYRTKPTLAAMLHRVSLLRWTGLFRRAYYRYRRDTFEPEGTRSVEVLMGAAVFLPRSVFEQSGKWDERYRFGGEDLDLSTQVGRRHEVVYFSNIEILHYGRVSSRANVGFSAPNVAIGYVHYFRKAGVGPAALFVYKLLVTVDTPLQIAAKVTQATQRLVRGKTYKAKKSWLAARGLWHFMNRELIRFWRA
- a CDS encoding DUF433 domain-containing protein, with product MAEIMIDRGRGPEIDGTRITVYNLLQSFLDPTMTGGEICRVYDLTARQVAAARAYVLSNPDTVLAEHLKIEAKMEAGNPPEVQEWAERAGTSFRNFKRWLAERQAADHAEATQTRPGRVPTFREWLVEQNGRSSFHSRLGD
- a CDS encoding DUF721 domain-containing protein, whose protein sequence is MAESSGPENLGDVLARLFTARGWGRKSERLRLEAAWAEAVGPAFLPETRVSGLRRGVMEVEVKSGVLIQELAQFHKRKLITALREKLPGTTITDLKFRAGAW
- the dnaN gene encoding DNA polymerase III subunit beta — translated: MKVTCQRDALLTACQLVTAAVAARTTKPILSNIKAIAQDDALTLMATDLEVGIRYELRGARVGRAGAAILPPVRLASILKETTDAEITIDAGEETTLIRLSTGRFELPNGSPDEFPDIPSFDNSGNYHEITAGVLRTMIKRTAFAADKKESTRFAVTGVLWEAEEGKARLVATDTKRLALCEGKADVHGAVDPKGQSHLVPLKTVQLLERNLTDDGEIVRIVLKPNEAMFQTERALIHTRLVEGRFPPYRNIIPKKLDVKLPVAVADLLARVRQAAIMVDEETKRVDFHFEPGKVTLTARGQDVGSSEVTMALPDYQGAEVDIAFDPSYLVEMLRAIEGEPTAVLEMTDGTRPALFRVGESYLYLVMPLAG
- a CDS encoding helix-turn-helix domain-containing protein, yielding MMSVPVLQTGVGANPAVWGEFVSLVENDSALLAARRLVHTFSHSRRNNATPNPLVLHGPSGVGKTALAQTIVRKIIDSPAGHTVQVVAAGDLLRTQADQPEPDEFADMRTSDLLVLEDVQHLQVRAAGDLCLLLDDRCSRSRPTVLTANVGPAALTRFPRRLTSRLAAGLVVQLEPLTPAGRRALLERFATKRNMRLTDDALDWLAAQATGGGARPLVGVLEKLRTLAVDQSGPLTAAVVRELLEGESPARTKGIVDVVVAKVATAFGVSVKDVRGTARQRTIMLARQVAMYLTRHVTSLSFPQIAAAFGGRDHTTVLHACTKITAALKDDAKLRRTVRELKAELK